The following are from one region of the Prionailurus bengalensis isolate Pbe53 chromosome A2, Fcat_Pben_1.1_paternal_pri, whole genome shotgun sequence genome:
- the CTXN1 gene encoding cortexin-1: protein MSATWTLSPEPLPPSTGPPVGAGLDAEQRTVFAFVLCLLVVLVLLMVRCVRILLDPYSRMPASSWTDHKEALERGQFDYALV from the coding sequence ATGAGCGCGACGTGGACGCTGTCTCCCGAGCCGCTGCCGCCGTCGACGGGGCCCCCGGTGGGCGCGGGCCTGGACGCGGAGCAGCGCACAGTGTTCGCCTTCGTACTCTGCCTGCTCGTGGTGCTGGTGCTGCTGATGGTGCGCTGCGTGCGCATCCTGCTCGACCCCTACAGCCGCATGCCCGCCTCGTCCTGGACCGACCACAAGGAGGCGCTCGAGCGCGGGCAGTTCGACTACGCGCTGGTCTGA